The genomic stretch CCTTGGCGTCAGCAATGGCGCCCTTCAGTGTCTTTAACCCGCTTTTTTCAGGAGGAACATAATGATCGATACCTATGACTATGGCATATTTTGACATACTATTACTGTTGAAGGATATATTGAATGCTTTGCAGCGTTAACAGTTCTTCGTCAAAAGCCCCATGTTTTTTTGCATGACAACGCAATCCTTCCGCAGCATTTTCCAGCGTAACGGAAAGCGCTTCCCTGTCCATTCCCGCTTCCGTGAGATAGGCATGTACTTGTTGCAGTTCTTCTGTATCATATGGTTTGAGGGAGCTGGTATGACGTTGCAGACCCAGGATATGGCTGTCGAAGTTATCCTCCCCTTCTTCCAGCAACCCGGACACCAGGTACAGCAGGGAATGCGTGTAGATAAAAGGAACAAGTTTATCCCTGCATTCATACTCATCCGTCATGGTGAAAAGGCGCAGCCGCTGATAACGATCGGGATGGGCCAGTATCTCGTCCCTGAACAGCTCTATCCTGCAAGCAGGCGCCAGCAACAGGATATGGTCATAGGAGAAGGGCTGTGCCAGTTGTGCCGTAGTACGGAGCAGATAACTGATGGCAATGGAGCCGGCGCTATGGCCAACCAGGCTGATCCTTGTTTCCGGGAGATCCTTTTTATAGGCAGCCAGGAGGTCCAGGAAATAACGGCCTGCATACTGGTTCAGGCAGGTCCTGCCGTTGTTTGAGGTCCACATATCCCGTGCCTTGTCTTTCATGCCCTTCCATATCCAGGCGCCTGCTTCAGCAATATAAAACTCCCGAAGGATCTCCTCCACGATGGTGGGATAAAGATCATGATCCCGTTTTTGCTGAAATCGCCTGATCACCCGGATGATGATCTTTACAATATGTTTTACGAAAATAGCGATGCTTATCGGCCCCCGGCCTACTGCATTATTCCCCGCCGCTGCCGGCATGGCTGTATCCCGCAGCAGCGCCGCAAATTCAGGGTCGCTAACTACAGTCAGCTCCACTTCCTGGCTCAGTTCAATTTCCAGCACAGGTATATTGACCTGTTCTGCATTCACCGCTGTTCTGGCGTTTTCACGCCCCGCAGACCGGTTGTACTCGCTGAAAGGATCCGGCTGGTTCAGTTCCAGTTCAATCTGTTCATCAGAAAGCCCGGGACCCGCTATCCCTCTCGCCTGCGGCGAATCAAAGCCCAGCTGCCTGATGATCTTTTTGATGACCAGCTTCAGTAGTTTATTGAACAGTTTTGTTTCCGCAACCTTTGTAATATTACCGGCAATGGTTTCTATCAATCCCGTTTCCCAGACAAAGCAGACGGGCGCCGCTCCTGCCTGCCGGAGATAGGTTTCCACCCGGGCGGCAGATCCCAGACCGGACCGCTCACTGACCAGGCCGCCATGAAAATACAGGGCGATCTTTTCTACCTGCTGCTGCCGGAACCGGGCAAATAACTGATCTATATCTTCCGGGCTGGTCTGGAAATTACCGGACCTTCTGAAAGTCCCCTGCGGACCTACATTGACAATATATTCCCTGGGATCTGGTGATGCCATATAAATGTTTATCTGGTTAAGTATAACTGGAAGAGGGAGACGGATAGTTTGCTCAAATAAAACCAACCAGGCGGGATCAAAAAACAGTATAAACACCCATTTTATCTTGCACAGGGCATATATAGCAATAGTGAGCACCTGACAGGCTACTGTCAACAGCACTCACTGTTATCAATAAGTAAGTAATAAATTGTTCACGAGGGAACGGAAGACAGGACTAAACCCGTATTATTTACACCGTCCGGGCATTCATATTCATGACGTTCTTGACCTTTTCAATATAATCGGCGGGAGACATATTGTATTGCTTCTGGAAATTACGGCGGAACTGGGCGGGGTAATTGTAGCCTACTTCTGAAGCCAGCTCATTGATCCGGAAATTTCCGGCATTGATCATATCCGCTGATTTTTTCAGCCTGGTCAGGTTGATCACATCGCTGGGCGACATACCCGAGATGGTCTTTATGCGGCGGTACAGGGTAGACTTGCTCATGTTCATCAGTACGGCAATCCGCTCCACATCCAGCTCCGTATCCCGCATATTGGCCACAATGGTTTCCGTCAGCTGCTTCCAGAATAATTCGTCGTCCTTGGAAATGGCGATGCTGTTCAGGTGCAGCAAGGGATACCGGGCATAACATTCTTTCAGCTTCAGCCGGTTCTCCAGCAGGTTGTCGATCTGCACATAGAGATAATCCAGGGAAAATGGCTTTTCCACGTATGCGTCAGCACCCAGTTTAAGGCCCTGGATCTTTGACTGCAACGTATTTTTAGCTGTTAAAAGAATAACGGGGATATGGCTGAGCTCAGGTGTGGACTTGATCTTCTCACACAGTTCAAACCCATCCATTTTGGGCATCATCACATCGCTTACCACCAGCTGCACAAATTCATATTGCAGCAGGCTAAAGGCTTCCAGACCGTCTTTTGCTGTATAAGTATGGTATTTTTTACTGAAATCGTGGGAAAGGTATTCCAGGATATCCTCACTATCGTCCACCAGTAAGATGATAGGCTTCGCTGTTTTCAGCAATGGACCCATTT from Candidatus Pseudobacter hemicellulosilyticus encodes the following:
- a CDS encoding response regulator, translating into MEEMGPLLKTAKPIILLVDDSEDILEYLSHDFSKKYHTYTAKDGLEAFSLLQYEFVQLVVSDVMMPKMDGFELCEKIKSTPELSHIPVILLTAKNTLQSKIQGLKLGADAYVEKPFSLDYLYVQIDNLLENRLKLKECYARYPLLHLNSIAISKDDELFWKQLTETIVANMRDTELDVERIAVLMNMSKSTLYRRIKTISGMSPSDVINLTRLKKSADMINAGNFRINELASEVGYNYPAQFRRNFQKQYNMSPADYIEKVKNVMNMNARTV